From the Verrucomicrobiota bacterium genome, one window contains:
- a CDS encoding DUF5320 domain-containing protein, whose translation MNKVILSSSYLLVAIAASAITYTFLESEGDTLDHNLESGSSSVSNRASDNAHNWLKEKEVLEEQIIKLKKELEIEKQLAESFDIDEGEVLVNYGTVKDIGRSYALASIRRNEIREEIMALVGDNGWRDLDDDIRQQIRKKIMGYQEEFSDLAGISNQLNDWQNSPGDATEFQASYYAEYLGLNEVRALELQTLLGSSYQKVANQGLVFDDEASDEAIEVIESNTRERLFSMLTPEEGEKLSSIIGDDTGVLELQNTSMFGRSWLRGLMRWRSSSNRE comes from the coding sequence ATGAATAAAGTTATACTTAGTTCAAGCTACTTGCTAGTGGCAATTGCTGCTAGTGCTATCACCTATACATTTTTAGAAAGTGAGGGTGATACTCTAGACCATAATCTTGAATCAGGTTCTTCCTCAGTCTCGAATCGTGCTTCTGACAATGCCCATAATTGGCTCAAAGAGAAAGAGGTTCTGGAAGAACAAATAATTAAACTCAAAAAGGAGTTAGAAATAGAGAAGCAGCTAGCAGAATCATTTGATATTGATGAAGGTGAAGTTTTAGTCAATTACGGTACGGTTAAAGATATTGGGCGTTCTTATGCATTAGCTTCTATCAGAAGGAATGAGATTCGTGAAGAGATTATGGCGTTAGTGGGTGATAATGGATGGCGTGATCTAGACGATGATATAAGGCAACAAATTCGAAAGAAAATAATGGGTTATCAAGAAGAATTTTCAGATTTAGCAGGAATAAGCAATCAATTGAATGACTGGCAAAACAGCCCAGGGGATGCTACGGAATTTCAGGCATCTTACTATGCGGAATATCTTGGCCTGAACGAAGTAAGAGCATTAGAATTACAGACTCTTTTAGGAAGTAGCTATCAAAAAGTTGCTAATCAAGGCCTAGTATTTGACGATGAAGCGAGCGACGAGGCAATCGAAGTCATCGAGAGCAATACCAGGGAGCGGCTGTTTTCAATGTTAACACCTGAAGAAGGGGAAAAGTTATCATCAATCATTGGAGATGATACTGGGGTATTAGAGTTACAAAATACGTCTATGTTTGGAAGAAGTTGGCTGAGAGGTTTAATGAGATGGAGAAGTAGTAGCAATCGGGAGTAA
- a CDS encoding KamA family radical SAM protein — protein MARKEFLFSYPGYWEGLDPKKWSDWRWQLRNSVKSLEDLEARIKLTPQERAGVRLSRSKLAMTITPQFFNLVDPHDPNCPIRRQVIPRIEETHEHREELSDPCGEDNHMPVPGLVHRYPDRVLFLVTDRCASYCRYCTRSRVVSGAGDQDLETDFEEAYNYLEQHDEIRDVLLSGGDPLLFSDTKLEKILQRLRAIEHIEFIRIGSRIPIFLPQRITPELCAMLKRNGPIWISIHSNHPKELTAEVKEGLERLSDSGVPLGNQAVLLRGVNDDVEILKELLHKLLLCRVRPYYLYQCDLIKGSAHLRTSIAEGLEIMDELRGHTTGYAIPQYVLDGPGGGGKIPLNPDYIVAKDEDRVLLRNFKGDIYEYPEPKGKVLGHAKSYLPNHNRALKCDCT, from the coding sequence TTGGCGAGAAAAGAGTTTTTATTTTCATATCCTGGATATTGGGAGGGACTTGACCCGAAAAAGTGGAGTGATTGGAGGTGGCAGCTTCGCAACAGTGTTAAGTCATTAGAGGATCTGGAAGCCAGAATTAAACTGACTCCACAGGAACGCGCAGGCGTGAGGCTATCTAGATCAAAATTGGCTATGACAATTACACCCCAATTCTTTAATCTCGTTGATCCTCATGATCCTAATTGCCCAATTAGGCGCCAGGTAATCCCTCGTATCGAGGAGACTCATGAGCATAGAGAAGAATTAAGTGACCCATGTGGTGAGGACAACCATATGCCGGTGCCCGGTTTGGTTCATAGATACCCTGATCGTGTCCTTTTCCTAGTTACTGATCGTTGTGCATCTTACTGTCGTTATTGCACGAGGAGTCGTGTTGTTAGTGGTGCTGGAGACCAAGATTTAGAGACTGATTTTGAGGAAGCTTATAATTATCTAGAACAACATGATGAAATCAGGGATGTATTGCTTTCTGGTGGAGACCCTCTTCTTTTCAGTGACACTAAATTAGAAAAAATTCTCCAAAGGCTTCGCGCTATAGAACATATAGAGTTTATTAGAATAGGAAGTAGGATTCCCATTTTTCTACCGCAAAGGATTACACCAGAGTTGTGTGCTATGCTAAAGCGTAATGGTCCTATATGGATCAGTATTCATAGCAACCATCCTAAAGAACTGACAGCAGAAGTTAAGGAGGGACTGGAGCGTTTGAGCGACTCAGGTGTACCTCTTGGGAATCAAGCGGTTCTACTGCGAGGCGTTAATGATGATGTTGAAATTCTAAAAGAGCTACTACACAAGCTCTTACTATGCAGAGTGAGACCATATTACTTGTATCAATGTGATTTGATCAAGGGTTCAGCTCATTTGCGAACTAGTATTGCAGAGGGTCTTGAAATAATGGATGAATTACGCGGCCATACAACAGGTTATGCGATTCCTCAATATGTCTTGGATGGTCCAGGTGGCGGTGGGAAGATACCCCTTAACCCTGATTATATTGTAGCAAAAGATGAAGACAGGGTCTTATTGAGAAATTTCAAAGGTGATATCTATGAATACCCCGAGCCTAAAGGTAAAGTGTTGGGCCATGCAAAATCCTATCTGCCTAACCACAACAGAGCTCTTAAGTGTGATTGTACTTAG
- a CDS encoding LysR family transcriptional regulator — protein MQIESFRVFRDLVESQSFSKAAQLNDITQSAVSQQVRAIEERFHVPFIERSSKRFALTREGELLYQTSRDIISQYESLQHQLNEMRNIVSGNIRLATVYSIGLHELPPYIKRFLKEFPNVNVHVEYRRSNQVYEEVQFGTCDLGLVAFPTHKKNIKCDNFKKDRLVVICAKSHALADKKEVTIDDLASYKLIGFDPDIPTRRAIDKIFHDSGMEPKPVMEFDNIETVKRAVEIDAGISIVPRATVEQEVSLGSLNVLEFSGKPYHRPLGMIYKSGRVLSPALKRFLKTLKEPIDSNGIK, from the coding sequence ATGCAGATTGAATCATTCAGAGTTTTTAGAGACCTTGTAGAATCCCAAAGCTTTAGTAAAGCCGCTCAGCTCAATGATATCACGCAATCCGCTGTAAGCCAACAAGTAAGAGCTATTGAGGAAAGATTTCATGTACCGTTTATAGAACGCAGTAGCAAACGATTTGCACTGACTCGCGAAGGAGAGCTGCTCTACCAAACATCTAGGGACATCATTTCTCAATATGAATCTCTGCAACATCAGCTAAATGAGATGCGTAATATTGTTTCCGGAAATATTCGCTTAGCTACTGTCTATTCCATAGGGTTGCACGAATTACCCCCCTACATAAAGCGTTTTCTCAAAGAGTTTCCCAACGTTAATGTTCATGTTGAATACCGCCGTTCCAATCAAGTCTATGAAGAAGTCCAATTTGGCACTTGTGATTTGGGCTTAGTGGCCTTCCCTACTCATAAAAAAAACATTAAGTGTGATAATTTTAAGAAAGATCGTTTAGTTGTAATCTGTGCCAAGTCGCATGCACTAGCAGACAAAAAAGAAGTGACTATCGATGACCTCGCTTCTTACAAATTGATCGGATTTGACCCAGATATTCCCACCCGAAGAGCTATAGACAAAATCTTCCATGATTCGGGTATGGAGCCAAAGCCTGTTATGGAATTTGACAATATTGAAACTGTTAAGAGAGCTGTAGAAATTGATGCAGGTATCTCAATTGTACCGCGGGCCACAGTAGAACAAGAAGTATCCTTAGGTAGTTTGAATGTGCTAGAATTTTCTGGAAAACCTTACCATAGGCCGTTGGGTATGATCTACAAGAGTGGTCGTGTTTTATCACCAGCTCTTAAAAGGTTTCTCAAAACATTAAAAGAACCTATAGACAGCAACGGTATCAAGTAA
- a CDS encoding class I SAM-dependent rRNA methyltransferase, with translation MPSLKIKPNRHSRVLKGHPWVYASEVQKSLSTQYDGQVVECRDAKGRFLGSGIYNSSSQIIWRRLSYQKVKLDEQFIRQRIQQAIIWREDLHDIRRLIWSESDGLPGVVADQYGKVLVVQILTLAMEKKRDLLVKVFSEELKLDCILLRNDAPIRKHEGLDSYREVAYGKMPTPFWLKINDIDYWLDFEEGQKTGFYLDQRVQHQRIGKLAKGCNVLDAFCNQGSFALSCANNGAKKVTAVDISQVTLGLAEKNAQHQGLDITFIQDNVFDFFQKKKDAFWDLIILDPPSFTKNKARLNDALRGYKELNLRALQSLKTNGILATYSCSFHVDIQTFQEVVLKASVDAKREVKLLEYAHQPSDHPVLIGMPESEYLKGMILQVS, from the coding sequence GTGCCATCTTTAAAAATCAAGCCTAATAGGCATTCACGAGTGCTAAAAGGACATCCTTGGGTATATGCCAGTGAAGTACAAAAGTCTTTGTCCACACAGTATGATGGCCAGGTTGTGGAGTGTCGAGATGCGAAAGGTCGCTTTTTAGGAAGTGGCATTTACAATAGCAGCTCTCAGATTATTTGGCGTCGCCTGTCCTACCAGAAAGTTAAATTGGATGAGCAATTTATCAGGCAACGTATTCAGCAAGCTATCATTTGGCGAGAAGACTTACATGATATTAGAAGACTCATTTGGTCAGAAAGTGATGGCTTGCCGGGAGTAGTTGCTGATCAATATGGTAAGGTATTAGTGGTTCAAATACTAACTTTAGCCATGGAGAAGAAAAGAGACCTTCTTGTAAAGGTTTTTTCTGAAGAACTTAAGCTTGATTGTATTCTTTTGCGTAATGATGCGCCTATTCGTAAGCACGAAGGACTAGATTCTTACAGAGAAGTCGCTTACGGTAAGATGCCCACTCCTTTTTGGCTTAAAATTAATGATATTGACTATTGGTTGGATTTTGAAGAAGGACAAAAAACGGGTTTTTATCTTGATCAACGTGTTCAGCATCAGCGAATAGGTAAGCTAGCGAAAGGTTGTAATGTCTTGGATGCTTTTTGTAATCAAGGCAGCTTTGCTTTGTCTTGTGCAAACAACGGGGCGAAAAAGGTAACTGCGGTCGATATTTCTCAAGTTACATTGGGATTAGCTGAGAAGAATGCCCAACATCAAGGCCTGGACATTACTTTTATTCAAGACAACGTTTTTGATTTTTTTCAAAAGAAAAAAGATGCTTTTTGGGATCTTATTATTTTAGATCCTCCCTCTTTTACCAAAAATAAAGCGCGTCTTAACGATGCTTTGAGAGGCTATAAAGAGCTAAACTTGAGAGCATTGCAGAGCTTGAAAACTAATGGAATCCTAGCTACCTATAGCTGCTCTTTTCATGTCGATATCCAGACATTTCAAGAGGTTGTTTTGAAAGCATCCGTGGATGCGAAGCGTGAAGTGAAGCTTTTAGAATATGCTCATCAGCCATCAGATCATCCTGTGCTCATAGGGATGCCAGAGAGTGAATATCTCAAGGGGATGATTTTGCAGGTTAGTTAG
- a CDS encoding transcriptional repressor, whose amino-acid sequence MRVTKEEIVEQVLQSMNNNGLRMTNQRKAIVKAAFHTTEHYTAEELLERARELDTSISRATVYRTLPVLVKTGFLRELDIGKDMMHYDPNYAQHPNHNHIICQDCGKIIEFEDYCLDVRESVISKNMGFRAEAVTLRIEGKCEALASKGNCPRRDGRKTESIES is encoded by the coding sequence ATGAGGGTTACAAAAGAGGAGATAGTCGAACAAGTTCTTCAGTCCATGAATAATAATGGACTAAGGATGACCAATCAGCGTAAAGCCATTGTTAAGGCAGCTTTTCATACCACTGAGCATTACACAGCTGAAGAACTTTTGGAACGAGCTCGTGAGCTCGACACTTCCATATCACGTGCCACTGTTTATCGAACATTACCTGTTTTAGTAAAAACGGGTTTCTTGAGAGAACTTGACATTGGTAAGGATATGATGCACTACGATCCGAATTACGCTCAGCACCCCAACCACAACCACATTATCTGCCAAGATTGCGGGAAAATCATAGAGTTCGAAGATTACTGCCTTGATGTTCGGGAAAGTGTTATTTCAAAAAACATGGGGTTTCGAGCCGAAGCCGTTACACTGCGCATTGAAGGCAAGTGCGAAGCCTTGGCTTCGAAAGGTAATTGCCCAAGAAGGGATGGGAGAAAGACTGAGAGTATTGAGTCGTAA
- the folP gene encoding dihydropteroate synthase: MNWRHLNGSFKFTQSSQPLLMGILNMTPDSFSDGNSYPTAQLALDHVSRMIDEGADLVDVGGESTRPGAKPVSTQEEIKRTQVIIQKIHQKHPKTPISIDTTKATVASSAIDAGASIINDISAARWDPAMTELLASTQAGYICMHALDKPQKMQHDPHYQNVPSQILEFLSSRQKELISLTIDPERLVFDVGIGFGKTVSHNLELLRRQDCWRQLKRPMLWGLSRKSFIGKVLQTSVENRLAGSLAAHAYLLEHKQGPQIWRVHEIAEYKHLIKMWDALRLISFHG; encoded by the coding sequence ATGAATTGGCGACATCTTAACGGTTCTTTCAAATTTACGCAATCCTCTCAGCCGCTCCTCATGGGTATTCTAAATATGACGCCAGACTCATTTTCAGATGGTAACTCCTATCCTACTGCTCAATTAGCACTAGACCACGTGAGCCGAATGATTGACGAAGGAGCAGACCTCGTAGATGTAGGAGGAGAGTCCACACGTCCAGGAGCAAAACCTGTCAGCACACAGGAGGAGATTAAACGCACTCAAGTCATTATACAAAAAATTCACCAAAAACACCCCAAGACTCCAATCTCCATCGACACCACTAAAGCTACTGTTGCCTCCTCTGCCATTGATGCCGGAGCATCTATTATCAATGATATCAGCGCTGCAAGATGGGATCCTGCCATGACGGAACTATTGGCTTCGACACAAGCTGGTTACATTTGTATGCATGCCTTAGATAAGCCACAAAAAATGCAGCATGACCCACACTACCAGAATGTGCCGAGTCAAATATTAGAATTCCTTTCATCACGTCAAAAGGAATTGATCTCCCTTACTATCGATCCTGAGCGACTTGTATTCGATGTTGGAATAGGCTTTGGAAAAACGGTCTCACACAACCTAGAGCTTCTGCGACGGCAAGATTGCTGGAGGCAACTAAAGAGACCTATGCTTTGGGGACTATCAAGGAAATCATTTATAGGTAAAGTCTTACAAACATCAGTTGAAAACAGGCTAGCTGGTAGCCTAGCGGCTCATGCTTACTTACTAGAACATAAACAGGGCCCACAAATTTGGAGAGTCCATGAAATTGCTGAATACAAACATCTCATCAAAATGTGGGATGCACTTAGGCTTATATCATTCCATGGCTAA